CAACACCCACTTTTTCCGGAAATGCCGGTAAGGGCCGTTTCTTCTCTGAGGCAAAGCACCCCTCGGCCGCCAGCTCTTTTTTCCACTGTTCCACGAGCAGGTACTTCTCGCCGAGACCCGCCTTCTTCATCTCCTTTACCTGTAACTGGTACGAGCCATGCGGTGCATACAGCCGGACCGTGCCGGAGACCAACACCTCCATGCCCTCTGCGGGAGTGAAAGCGAGTCGTTCGGCATCGGAGCGCCACATCACGCACTTGATCACCGCCGCAGTGCCACCCCCTCCTTTCTCTGACAGGGAAAAATAGCGGTGGCCCCGTGCATGGTGGGTATAGTTGGTTACTTCACCTTTGACCCAGACCCCCTGGAGGCGTGCATCGTCGAGGAGATTTTCGATAATGGCCGAGAGCTCCGATACCTGCAGGGGTGCAGTTTTCCCACCGGGAGATTCATCGGGCTTGTTGAACCAGTCCATCAACAACTATTAGGCAAAAACCGCATATGAATTAGTACTACCATGGTTTCGTTCTCCGTTGCGAGTATGTTCTTTCACGAGTACACGGTTCCTGAGATATTTTCGTTTGTCTCCCGCACCGGCCTGAACGCAATGGAGTTCTGGTTAGAAACCCCCCATTTCTGGCTCCGCGACCTGCCGGCCGATGAGGTGATCGCATGCCGGAAGGCTCACCCGGAACTTGCCACGCTGACCGTGCACACCCCTATCCTTGACTTAAATCCCTGTTCTATCAATCCTGAAGTCGTTGATGTATCCATCGGGTATGCCGTCAGGTCACTGCGGATAGCCGAACAACTCGGAGCCACGGTTCTCACCATTCATCCCGGCCGGCGCACGGCTAAGCGCCCTCCCAGTGATGCAGACCGGGTCCGCTTTGAGCATTATCTCTCGGTAATTCGGGATGCGGCACGAGGCAGTCCTGTCCGAATCGGCATGGAGAATATGGAACCGACCGTCAACTCGTTGCTCTGCACTCCGGAGCGGATGCGGGAACTCCTGGATGATGAACCGTGGCTGTTCTTCACGCTTGACGTGGCGCATGCCCTTGCACGGTCCGAAGAAGAGCCAATCCGGTATATCGAACTCTGTCATGACCGTCTCATCAACGTGCATATCAGCCGCTTCGATCATGGCAGGGCGCATTTCCCGCTCGACCGGTATGCGACGATGGCGCAGGTCATGGAATGCTTAAAGGATCACCGGTATGACGGGTACCTTACGCTCGAAATTGAGGACCTGAACTTTGATCACCTGTTCTCTGCTGAAGAAAAGATCGCAGTCCTTGCCCGGGATTGTGCATTTATGCGGGAATGCATGCGATAAGCGCTGGGTTTATAAAATTCACCCCCGAATATAGTAGTGAAATTTCATTTATGCATAGTCAAAATAAGCGTGCAACAGCACGATGTGAAGTACAATGATCCAGGACGCATTGCAGATCCTGCTCTTTATTATCTGTATCCTCCTGTCCGCATTTTTTTCCAGTGCGGAAGTTGCACTTATCTCGATCCACCGGGCAAAAGTGCGGACTCTTGTCAATGAAGGAAGACCGGGATCACAAGCAGTTGCTGTGTTAAAAGAATCCCCTGAACACCTGCTCATCACGATCCTCATCGGGAACAATATTGTCAATGTTGCAGCAGCAGCACTTGCCACCTCAATTGCGATCCAGATGTTCGGGGACATTGGTGTGGGGATCGCTACCGGTTTTGTCGTCATCGTGCTGCTCCTCTTTGGCGAAATCACTCCTAAGATCTATGCCGCACACGCATCGGATTCATTTGCCCTGACGGTGGCACCCATCATACTTTTCCTCTCGCGTCTCTTAACCCCGGTTATCTGGTTAGTCGAACGGGTCAGCCCGAAACTGGGTCTCGGAAAAGATTTTGCAGAACCGGTAGTCACCGAAGAGGAGATCAAGGAATGGATCGATGTGGGCAAGGAAGAGGGCACAATCGAGCAGGGCGAGCAGGACATGCTCTACTCGGTGCTTGAGTTCGCAGATACCACTGCCCGGGAGATCATGACGCCCCGCGTCAATGTCATTTTAATGGAAGATACGGTCAGCTTTGAAGAAGCGATCAGGATCTTCAATGACACCGGGTTCTCGCGTATTCCCGTCTACCATGAGCATATCGATAATATCACCGGTATCTTAAATGTCAAGGATGTCTTTTCCGCGATGGTTTCGCGACGCAAGGACTCGGCAATAAAAGAAGTGATGTACGACCCGATGTTCGTGCCCGAGACCCAGAAGATCGATGACCTGTTAAAGGAACTGCAGGTGCACCGGGTGCAGATGGCCGTTGTCATCGACGAGTACAGCAGTTTTGTCGGCATTGTAACCGTTGAGGATATCTTAGAAGAACTCGTCGGCGACATCATGGATGAGTTCGATAAGGAAGAACCTGAAGTGCAGGAACTTGCACCGGGTGTCTATGTGATCGATGCCCAGACATGGGTTGAGGATATCAACGAAGAGATGAACCTTACCCTCCCGACCGATGAATCCTACGAGACCATTGGCGGACTCATCATCGACCGGCTCGGGCATCTTCCGAAACACCCCGGAGAAAAGGTGGATATCGCGATCGGCAATGGTGTCACGCTCGTGGTCATGCAGATGCACGGCCGCAGGATCGTGAAAGTGAAGATCGTGGTCCACCCGGAACCGAAGAATGGGAAGCAGAACGAATAATCCGGGTGTGAACGAAATCTCCCGCGAGGAAAACAGATGAAACGCATTGCCGTGGTTGCATCGGGCAGGGGTTCGAATTTCCAGGCGGTCATCGATGCCATCCGTGATGGCAAGGTACCTGCGGAATGCGTTGCGCTGATCACGGATAACCCGAAAGCCTACGCGATTGAACGGGCGCAGAAGGCGAATATCCCGTGCAGGATCATCGATTATACCACGTTTCCCTCCCGTGAAGTCTACGAGCGGGCGCTCCTTTTCTCTATGCAGGAAGTGGATGCGGACCTCTTCGTTCTTGCCGGTTACATGCGAATTCTCGGCTCATCGATAGTCAGGGCGTTTCCCGGGAAGATGATCAATATCCATCCCGCCCTCCTGCCCGCGTTTACCGGGCTTCATGCCCAGCGGCAGGCCGTGCAGTACGGGGTAAAAGTGGCTGGCTGTACCGTGCATTTCGTTGACGAAAGTCTTGACGGGGGCCCCATCATCCTCCAGAAAAGCGTGCCGGTACTGGAGACCGATGATGAAGACGATCTCGCGGAGCGGATATTAGAGCAGGAGCATATCGTGTTTCCCGAGGCGGTCCGGCTTTTCTGTGAAGACCGGCTGGTGATTGAGGGGCGGAAGGTCCGGATTCTTTAACGGGCCCTGGGCGACTGATGCATATAATCCGTATTTGTCTCAGGATCCTTTTGTTCACCGCGACTATTTCATCTGGCACGCTGATAGTATTGCACAACCGGGAGCCGGTGACGAGGCAATGAAAGAGCGATCCAAAACACCCGCGACAAAACAGATTGCACGGGAGCGTATTGAAGTCCTGTTCGAACAGGCACGGCTCGCTTTTGCAGAGTTTCCGGATCTCAGTAACCGTTATGTGGAGCTCGCGCGCAGGATTGCCATGCGCCAGCGAATCCGGATCCCGCAGGAATTGCGCAGGAAATACTGCCATCACTGCAACTCCTACCTCGTGCCGGGAAGCAATATGCGGGTGCGGGTGCACTGCGGCAATGTCGTGGTCACCTGCCTTGCCTGCAAACAACATACACGTTATCATGTGGTGAAACCTCATGTCGGAAGAAGCGAATAACCTGATGCAGGATCTCAAGCCAACCGTCTGGATTGGCAAACAGGGCTGTACCGAGACGATGATCGAAGAGATCGTTGCCCAGCTCAAGAACCGGAAGATGATCAAGGTAAAATGGCTCCAGTCCGTGGAAGTCGACCCGGAGGCAATTGCCCTGCAGGCCCGGGCAAAACTCGTGCAGACACGGGGGCGGACCATGGTGCTTGCGGACAAAAAGATGAACATAAAAAAGTAAATCCGTTTTTCTTCGGTCAAATGGGCATTCCGCCACTTGGAAATATATAAAAACTTTCTTCGCAAATAAGTAAAGACTGTTATTGAAAAATTCAACAGTGAGGTCTCTAGATGACAACAGTATACGATGTCCCCGCCGACCATATTATCCGTAGGGTCGCTGAGGAGCTCAAGAAGCGGAAGGAAATAACACCGCCGGAATGGGCTGCCTTTGCAAAGACCGGGGTACACAAAGAAATGCCGCCTGAAGATCCCGACTGGTGGTTCACCCGGGCAGCAGCAGTGTTGAGACGCGTCTATGTCGACGGCCCCCTGGGCGTCGAGAGGATGCGAAGCTTTTACGGTGGTAAGAAGAACCGTGGATCACGCCCGAATGCATTCCGCAAGGGCAGTGGATCAGTCCTGAGAAAAGCTCTCCAGCAGCTGGAAGCAGCAGGCCTGATTGTCCACGACAAGACCGGCCGTAAAGTGTCACCGGCAGGCATGTCTTTCATGGACAACCTGTCCCACGAGGTAAAGATTACGCCTCCGGCACCGGTACCGAAGCGTGTCGTCCCTGTAACCGAAGAGCCCAAGAAGGTTGATACCAAGAAGAAGGCAAAGGTTGCAGTCGAAGGCGCAGACGGTGCCAAGACCGAGAAGAAAGCGCCGAAAGGCAAGAAAGCAGAAGCTAAAAAGTGAGGTGTTGCAATGGGAGACGATGAACTGAGTGAACTTCGCAAACGCCGGATGGCGCAAATGCAGCAGCAGGCTGGCGATCAGCAGGAAGAGCTTGAACGCCAGCAGAAGCAAAAAACTCAGATACAGATGCTCCTGATGCAGGTTCTCGAGCCGGATGCCCGGGAACGCTTAAACACCATCAAACTGACGAAGCCGGAGTTTGCATCTTCGGTGGAACAGCAGTTGATCTCTCTCGCCCAGAGCGGGAGAGTCAAGAATAAAATCACGGATGCGCAGCTCAAAGAACTGTTACGGCAGATTGCGCCGGCGAGACGTGATTATACGATCACACGAAGATGAAAGCCGGTGTGCTCTACAGCGGCGGAAAGGACAGTTCCCTTGCAGCAATAATGCTGGGTACGTATTATGAGGTCGAACTAAATACGTTCGTGCTCGACCCACTCCGCCAGATCCCATCGTTGGAGGCTGCGGCACAGGCTTTGGGGTTTCCCCTGATAAAACGTGTGTTTCGTGAAGGACTGAAAGACGAGCTGGTGGACCAGGTTGTGTCATGCGGGTACCCGAATGATGCGATCAACCGCATCCACCATATCGCGGTCGAAACCCTCAGCAGGGAGTATAAAGTAGTCGGTGACGGAACACGGTTCAATGACCGGGTTCCGATGCTGACCCGTGCTGAGGTACAAAGCCTTGGAAACCGGACCGGGTGTTCGTATGTGCGACCCCTGTTAGGCTTTGTCAAGGCGGAAGTCGATCGTCTGGTTGACCGGTTTCTCATCGTGGAATACGGGGAGACCGGGACCATCCGGAACGGTGATTACGAAGCTGAGATCAGGGAGGCGTTCCGCTTACGCGGAATCGATTCTGCCCCCCTCTTTCCGGCACACCATGACCAGTCGCTGGTCATCGGGAGAAAGTCATAATATCTGGTGAGTAAAATGAGCAAAGTAAGCAAAGGCAGGAAGATCCGGCTGGCCAAAGCATGTGACCAGAACCGCCGTGTGCCCCAGTGGGTAATGGTTAGGACCAAGCGTGGGGTTGTTGCGCACCCGAAGAGAAGAAACTGGCGCAAGAGCCAGCTGAAGGTGTGAGCTATGGCAGAAATAATGAAGGAACATGTCTACATCATCCCTCTGCGGAATGCAAAGAGGATGCCGCGCTGGAAGCGATGCAATGGCGCAATGAAGGATATCAAGAAGTATCTCGCCAAGCACATGAAGAGCGAGGATGTCAAGATTGATCAGGGCATCAATGAGAGAGTGTGGTACCGGGGCGCAGAGAAGCCACCGTCAAAGATCCGGGTCCGCGCAATGAAGATGGAGGACGGGCAGGTTCAGGCTGAACTTGCACCGGAATCGTAGATGGAAAGGACGATCACGTTTGCATGCGATCCGAATATCGGGGTTTTTGCCCGGGTAGTCGGAAATGTCGCTATAATACCGCCGGAATCCCCCGAGGAATTCAGGCATGCAGTAAAGGAGTCCCTCAAAGTCGAGGTCATTGAGACCACGATCCAGGGAAGCACAATCATCGGTTCGCTGGTTGCGGGTAACAGCCGGGGCGTTGTCGTCTCGGGTCTCGCATCGGAAGAGGAGATCCATCTTCTGGAGAAGCACCGCAAGGTGTTCCTGCTCAGCGATACGATGAATGCCGCGGGCAACGTGATCATGGCCAACGATACCTTTGCCGCTGTTCACCCGGATCTTCCGGAGAGCGTGGCAAAAGCGATCGGCGAGTTCCTCGAAGTAGAAGTGATTACGCTGGTTCTTGGTGGCGTGAAGACCGTCGGTATGGCGGGCGTTGCTACGAACAAGGGCGTTATCGTGCACCCAAGGGCTACTGCTGCCCAGATCAAGAAGATCGAAGATGTTGCGAAGATCCCGGTCGGTACCGGGTCGATCAACATGGGCAGCGGGCTTATCGGTACTGGCCTCATGGTCAATGATACCGGTTACCTTGCGGGGAACGCGACGAGCGGGTTTGAACTTGGCAGGATTGAAGACGTATTTGGATTTCTGGAGTGATGATGATGGAGAATCAGAAGTTTGAGGTTAAAGGAACCTTTTTGAATGGTCTGGAATGGGCCCCGTACACGAAGATTATCGCGGCACCCAATGCAAAGCAGGCAACGGAACGCACCTTTGCGGTGATTGGCAGCAAGCACAACCTGTGAAGCTCGTCACCGCTGAGTAATTTTTTTTATTTCTTTTCTCGTGGATTTTTGAATTACGTTTTTGTCAAGTGCGACTTGCTGTACGAAATTTAAAAATCTGTCCCGGAACTTTCTCCAGCGTGTCATGCCGGAAGTTCGGATCAGGTAATGTGTTTTACTCTGGAATATGACAGGAGTCGTTGAACCGGAAATGGTGATATCCTGTTTTGAGAGAAAAAATGTATAGTCTCAAAGGATAATGTACTTTTTATGAAATATACGGTAGTGCTTGAACCCCAGGAAGAGGGAGGTTTCACGGTCCAGTGCGTGGAGATCCCCGGCGCAATCAGCGAGGGTGAGACCCGTGAAGAAGCGCTTGCCAATATCAAAGAAGCCATAGAACTTGTTCTTGAAGTTCAGAGAGAAGAACTGAATAAGACATCCCCCGCACTGCACCGCGAGATCTCCAAGGTCGAAGTGGCGGATGTCGCATAAACTCCCGGTTGTCTCCGGAGAGGATCTCGTCAAGTACCTTTCAAAGCAGGGATTCGAGGCCAAACGACAATCTTCGAGCCATGTGGTTGTGCAGAAAGACTGGCGTGTCTTCTCTGTCCCTCTTCACCGGGAACTGAAGAAAGGCACCCTGATTGGAATTCTCAAACAGGCATGGATTGAGGTTGAGGATTTCAAACGGGGATTCAGGTAAGACCGGGTTCCGTTTTTTTCATTTTATTATTTTACTGTTTATTTGAGGTTAAAGGAACCTTTTTGCATGGTCTGGAATGGGCCCCGTACACGAAGATTATCGCGGCACCCAATGCAAAGCAGGCAACGGAACGCACCTTTGCGGTGATTGGCAGCAAGCACAACCCACGGCCGTAAAGGCTGAGTAATTTTTTTTAGTTTCTTTTCTCGCTATCGTATTATCTATCTATTCAATAGGATCTAATGGATATTGGAAAGAATTAATGTTATTAATGGGAGTAAATCTTTTATTTCCTTACTAATATCTTTTCCAATATCTATAGCATCCTTTACATTTCGTAACCATTTTTGGGTATTTTCTTTTGTAAGCGCTGCCGGGGGTCGCTCAATTTTTGTATTTTGAAACGCATCGAGTTTCTCAAGTTGTTGAATTAAATATTGGGTATTCTGTTGAATATTTACATCGATAGAAATACTGCTGTTCATTGATTGATTAATTATTAATTGTGGTTTATTTGAGGTTTGCAAAACTTCAATTTGTGCCTCTTTTATTTCTATTGTTCGAGTTTTTTCTCTCAATTCGTCAACTAATCGTGCTTTTGCTTTTTTGTCTAATTGTTTTTCTTCTTCGGAATAGACAATTTGTTTAATTAATTCTGATACGTTCGGCTTTGAAAGAATTTGAAATGCAATAGAATCTGCATCGCCATCATGATCATTGTGCAAAGCTTTTCGAAGTTCGTCTAATAAGGGAGATCTTAAAAAAACTTCTTTTAGTATTTCTGCATTTTCTTCACCAAAATCGACTTTTAATGAAACAAGTTTTGAGTAATCATCCAAAGATAATTCTGTAGTAGGTTGCCTTACTGTATATTTTAAGAGAGCAATTTTTACATCTTCTATATCTATATCATTGAATCTTATTTTTGAATACGCGAAAAGATAATTTAAAAATGTTTTAGGTTGAATGACGAAGCCTATATCATCATATTCTTTTAGTTGCGAATAATTTATAAATGATAATAAATTATCATACGTCAAAAACCATTGCCATTTATCCTTATTCTGTTTTGAAGTATTTTTCTTATAGGAGTAAATTAAGGAAATACAATAGGCATCATGATCATATAGATATTCATTTCTTTTCCGAGGTTGATAATCGATATCTCTACCCGCTCTTTCATGGTGTCTGAATTCATCGGCGATTTTTATAAAATTTTTAATTTTACTATAACAATTTAGATTTGTTGGCGGAATTATTTTTTCGGGAATTCGTTTAATATTCCAGTTCTCACTAATTGTTTTTTCCCAGGCATCTAAAAGAATAATATATTGACTCCAGGATGTTTTTTCTTTTTGATTCAAATAATCTAATATAAATTGATTGTTACTTGCGCCACGTGAACCCTTTTGCAGATTACCCGTTTCTTGTTTTGAGGAGTTGATGAGTTTGTTAATTTCTAGTTTAGTCCTATCTGTATAATAAATTGGAATTTTCATTTTTTTGCATTGATTGCATAAAGACATTGAAAGCATGTATTTGGGATCTGTTTTACACAACAATGGCACAATAAAACTTGTATCTAATAATAAAAATTCAATTTTTTCACTAAAATCAATCGATGGAATTTCTTGTTCGCGTGAGACCAAATCGATATTAATAAGTCCAATATATGATTTAAAAATAAAATCTGTTAGGATTCTCGAGGTCCCTGATAAATATTCTAATAATATTGTTTCAAATTTGTGTCTGACCTCTTTCACAGAAAATGCATTTCCCAGTTCAATTTTTAAGACGGGAATAATATTTTCAATCGGTATTGTATCGATCTGATTATCTAGCGGTTTTGAACTTACATATCTCGTAAGAATTCGCAATAAAATATTATCAAAAACATTCCTCAATTCTTTGTGGAGATGTAAATCATATGAAGGATATCGTGCAATTAAAAATTTTTGAAAATCTAACCATATAGGTTGAGTTAGTTCAGAAAAGTCAGGAATTGTCTTTTTAATAGTAATTTTATATTGAGTATTTCCTAAATCCTCAAGGATTTTTTCTTTTATCAACTCTTCTAATATCGAAACAATATCAGCATCGTTTAGAATACATTTGGTGATTGCTTCGATCTTTTGTGATATATCTTTTAATGTAATTTTAGTGTTAATTTCAAATTCGTTTAAACCCGCCAATACGAGACTTTTTCGAATTTCGCGTCTTTGTTCAACTAAATTTCCTTGAGTAATTATTGACAAACGAACAATTAACTCATTATCATTTAGAAGACATTCGTGAAAATCTGTGGTATTTATTGCATTACTATCCGTCATTTATGCCCCACTGAATATACAAAAAGATTCTGATATTAATAAGTGAACTTATTTTGTTTTCATTTAAAGAGTTCGTTTTTATAGAGAATTGTTTTCTTCTCTGCATCATTTCATCAACCCCCCATTCAGCTAGTACAAGACAAGAAAACTCTCCCATCCGCTTTAATCTCAGTGGGGGACCCCCCTGTCCAATCCTGGAGGGGGGGTAGCTAGCCCCCCATACCCCCCCTCATATTTTGGAGAGGGGGAGGGGGTGGTACCCCCTCTTGGCAAAGACAGGGGGTACCCCCGCCTTCTTTTTACCGCCCGGCAAATCCCCCATCAGACGTGACTCCACGCAAAGCCGTGCTCCCATACCTGCCCCAAAGGGGGGGAGGTACCCTGTCTTGCGCTGGACAGGGGGGTAGGGGGTCCCCCCCTCACTTTTTGGAGTGGGGGTGGGTAGGGTACCATACCCCCCCTCGTACTTTGGAGAGGGGGAGGGGGTACCCCCCTGTCGTACCCGGGAGCGGTCCCCTCCCCCTCTTCTTTTCCGGATGATCAAACCGGTAAGTCCACGTCGGAGTTCCACGCGAAGCACACCGTCTGCCCGTGAAGGGAAAAGGGGGGGTGGTACCCTGTCTTGCGCGGGACAGGGGGGTAGGGGGTCCCCCTCTCTCTTTTTTGAGTGGGGGTAGGCAGGGTACCCTACCCCCTCTCGTACTTTGGAGGGGGGGTGGTCAGGGCAGGATACCCCCCTCTTCCGGAAGAGTGATGGAGGGTGTGGGTACCCCTCCGGGCACAAGATGGGTACCCACCCCCGCTTCATCTATTACCTGCCCCTTCTGGTAGTTCGCAAGCGCAACATCGCTGTGCTGCCCCATGCCAAATCCTTATATCCAATACCCGGCAACCTGATCAATAGTACGAAAGCGGACTATTGTTATGGCCAGCCTGTTCAGATTTTCATCACACAGCGGAAAAGAGAGGAGCCTGCTCGCGCTCTATATTCTCCACACCTTGCAGGAGCGCCCGAAATCCGGTTATGATCTCTTAAAGGAGATCGCAGAGACAACCGGCGGGGCGTGGGAGCCGAGCAAAGGTACCATCTACCCCCTGCTCAAACAGCTTAAAAAAGAAGAGCTCATCGAAGGTG
The sequence above is drawn from the Methanomicrobiales archaeon HGW-Methanomicrobiales-1 genome and encodes:
- a CDS encoding sugar phosphate isomerase/epimerase: MVSFSVASMFFHEYTVPEIFSFVSRTGLNAMEFWLETPHFWLRDLPADEVIACRKAHPELATLTVHTPILDLNPCSINPEVVDVSIGYAVRSLRIAEQLGATVLTIHPGRRTAKRPPSDADRVRFEHYLSVIRDAARGSPVRIGMENMEPTVNSLLCTPERMRELLDDEPWLFFTLDVAHALARSEEEPIRYIELCHDRLINVHISRFDHGRAHFPLDRYATMAQVMECLKDHRYDGYLTLEIEDLNFDHLFSAEEKIAVLARDCAFMRECMR
- a CDS encoding translation initiation factor IF-6: MERTITFACDPNIGVFARVVGNVAIIPPESPEEFRHAVKESLKVEVIETTIQGSTIIGSLVAGNSRGVVVSGLASEEEIHLLEKHRKVFLLSDTMNAAGNVIMANDTFAAVHPDLPESVAKAIGEFLEVEVITLVLGGVKTVGMAGVATNKGVIVHPRATAAQIKKIEDVAKIPVGTGSINMGSGLIGTGLMVNDTGYLAGNATSGFELGRIEDVFGFLE
- a CDS encoding 50S ribosomal protein L31e produces the protein MAEIMKEHVYIIPLRNAKRMPRWKRCNGAMKDIKKYLAKHMKSEDVKIDQGINERVWYRGAEKPPSKIRVRAMKMEDGQVQAELAPES
- a CDS encoding RNA-binding protein, with the translated sequence MQDLKPTVWIGKQGCTETMIEEIVAQLKNRKMIKVKWLQSVEVDPEAIALQARAKLVQTRGRTMVLADKKMNIKK
- a CDS encoding phosphoribosylglycinamide formyltransferase yields the protein MKRIAVVASGRGSNFQAVIDAIRDGKVPAECVALITDNPKAYAIERAQKANIPCRIIDYTTFPSREVYERALLFSMQEVDADLFVLAGYMRILGSSIVRAFPGKMINIHPALLPAFTGLHAQRQAVQYGVKVAGCTVHFVDESLDGGPIILQKSVPVLETDDEDDLAERILEQEHIVFPEAVRLFCEDRLVIEGRKVRIL
- a CDS encoding 30S ribosomal protein S19e, with the translated sequence MTTVYDVPADHIIRRVAEELKKRKEITPPEWAAFAKTGVHKEMPPEDPDWWFTRAAAVLRRVYVDGPLGVERMRSFYGGKKNRGSRPNAFRKGSGSVLRKALQQLEAAGLIVHDKTGRKVSPAGMSFMDNLSHEVKITPPAPVPKRVVPVTEEPKKVDTKKKAKVAVEGADGAKTEKKAPKGKKAEAKK
- a CDS encoding 50S ribosomal protein L39e gives rise to the protein MSKVSKGRKIRLAKACDQNRRVPQWVMVRTKRGVVAHPKRRNWRKSQLKV
- a CDS encoding ribonuclease P, giving the protein MKERSKTPATKQIARERIEVLFEQARLAFAEFPDLSNRYVELARRIAMRQRIRIPQELRRKYCHHCNSYLVPGSNMRVRVHCGNVVVTCLACKQHTRYHVVKPHVGRSE
- a CDS encoding type II toxin-antitoxin system HicB family antitoxin; protein product: MKYTVVLEPQEEGGFTVQCVEIPGAISEGETREEALANIKEAIELVLEVQREELNKTSPALHREISKVEVADVA
- a CDS encoding HlyC/CorC family transporter, which translates into the protein MIQDALQILLFIICILLSAFFSSAEVALISIHRAKVRTLVNEGRPGSQAVAVLKESPEHLLITILIGNNIVNVAAAALATSIAIQMFGDIGVGIATGFVVIVLLLFGEITPKIYAAHASDSFALTVAPIILFLSRLLTPVIWLVERVSPKLGLGKDFAEPVVTEEEIKEWIDVGKEEGTIEQGEQDMLYSVLEFADTTAREIMTPRVNVILMEDTVSFEEAIRIFNDTGFSRIPVYHEHIDNITGILNVKDVFSAMVSRRKDSAIKEVMYDPMFVPETQKIDDLLKELQVHRVQMAVVIDEYSSFVGIVTVEDILEELVGDIMDEFDKEEPEVQELAPGVYVIDAQTWVEDINEEMNLTLPTDESYETIGGLIIDRLGHLPKHPGEKVDIAIGNGVTLVVMQMHGRRIVKVKIVVHPEPKNGKQNE
- a CDS encoding 50S ribosomal protein L18a → MENQKFEVKGTFLNGLEWAPYTKIIAAPNAKQATERTFAVIGSKHNL
- a CDS encoding alpha hydrolase → MKAGVLYSGGKDSSLAAIMLGTYYEVELNTFVLDPLRQIPSLEAAAQALGFPLIKRVFREGLKDELVDQVVSCGYPNDAINRIHHIAVETLSREYKVVGDGTRFNDRVPMLTRAEVQSLGNRTGCSYVRPLLGFVKAEVDRLVDRFLIVEYGETGTIRNGDYEAEIREAFRLRGIDSAPLFPAHHDQSLVIGRKS